Below is a window of Cytobacillus firmus DNA.
GCTTTTCGCGACTTCTTTTGGATTGATTTTATAGGTGCCGTTCTCTACCTGGATTTTAAGCTCTTCTACTTTTGCTTTACGGTTTTCGCTCAGCTGTGATACCTGCTGCATTTCCTTTGCAGTGGAGCTGATTTCAATTTTATCTGATGCCGCTCTGGCTGGTTTTCCTGCATTTTCAAGCTTATTCAGTTGGCGTTTGTATGGGTTCACGCCTGAAGGACCAAAATTATTGATTTTCATGTGTACCCCTCACTTTCTTTTCCGGTCAATTTTACCCTAAGTTTATTATCGGCTAACGGGGCGGTTTGTTTAAATGTTATTTTAAGTTTGGAAAAAAATACATCGATTAGCCTATAGAAAAAGCTATGTGAATGGGACACATAGCTTAAAAACGCCTATTAATTTTTTCATTTACGGCAAAATAAGTGCCGTGTTTTTCCCGCTGGGCTGCTTCTTTTCTTCGTTCTTCTTCAGCTGTAAACTGCTGAAGATCCTTCCGCAGCTCTACTGCACAGCTGCCGCAAAGCTTGCCTTCCCGGATGCTTGTACCGCATTTCTCGCAAGGATACCCCAGGTTTGGAAAATGCGCCAACTTCAATCGGCCGGTTTTAATGAATTTAATAATGAGCTCTTCTTTAACTCCGGTCGCATCTACAACCTCTAGCATTTTTGCCGTCCGATTCTCCCGCTTCCGTATAAACTGGTACACCGTCTCATAGGCCTTTTCTTCTTCCTTCCAGCAATCCTGGCAGACATCGCGGAATTGATTTTTTACATAAATCGCATCACATTTCGGGCAGTTAGATAACTCAGCCATATGATTTCTTCCTCTCTCAGTTTGTGATGAAATTATTATAGCTCGAAGAATAGGATAATTATAGGAAAATGTTATTCGAAGTACTGCTGGCTGCTGGCTATTTCTATGAATCGAGATTCGGGAACGGGGAGGTCTTGCTCGAGCTGACTTTGCAAAATATCAAGCATCCCCGTCAATTCCGCTCTTGGTGCCTCTTCGATAATAAATTGAAATCCATAATTAGTCAGAGCATCTGATATTTCAGCTTTTCGGACAATCGTTCCGGTATAGGAAAGATCCTCTCCTGAAAGCTTGGTCTCAATTAATAGAATGATATCTTTCCTCACAGGGAGTTTCATCTTTGATACAAATTTTACTCCGCCTGCACTCATATCTTCAATCAGGATCTTCGTGCTGCCCATTTTGACAGGCTTGCTGTTAAGCTCTAAGATGGTCATGTCCGCCTCCAGGGGATAGGGAAACTCGACCCGGACATACTTGCGCAAACCTTTAAACACATTGTCTTCCTTAATATTCCGCGGCTTCAGGGTGCCAATTAACAGATTCTGCTCAAAGGCGGAAGGCGGAATTGGCTTACTGAAAAGATAGCCCTGTATTTGGTCACACTCATTTTTTCTTAAGGAATAGAACTGTTCAAATGTCTCAACGCCTTCTGCTACCACCTTCATATTCAGCCCATGGGCGAGCTGAATCAGATTGGCCGTAATGATGGCATCTTCTGCGTTTTTATCCATTGCCTGGATAAACGTTTTATCAATCTTTAAAACATCGAATTTATATTTCTTTAATTGAGTGATGGAAGAATAGCCGGTTCCAAAGTCGTCCAGCGCAATTTT
It encodes the following:
- a CDS encoding TIGR03826 family flagellar region protein, which encodes MAELSNCPKCDAIYVKNQFRDVCQDCWKEEEKAYETVYQFIRKRENRTAKMLEVVDATGVKEELIIKFIKTGRLKLAHFPNLGYPCEKCGTSIREGKLCGSCAVELRKDLQQFTAEEERRKEAAQREKHGTYFAVNEKINRRF
- the flgM gene encoding flagellar biosynthesis anti-sigma factor FlgM, whose product is MKINNFGPSGVNPYKRQLNKLENAGKPARAASDKIEISSTAKEMQQVSQLSENRKAKVEELKIQVENGTYKINPKEVAKSIANFYTKK